Proteins from one Oncorhynchus masou masou isolate Uvic2021 chromosome 12, UVic_Omas_1.1, whole genome shotgun sequence genomic window:
- the LOC135550565 gene encoding gap junction delta-2 protein-like encodes MTMGEWTILERLLEAAVQQHSTMIGRILLTVVVIFRILIVGIVGEKVYEDEQIMFICNTMQPGCNQACYDKAFPISHIRFWVFQIILVCTPSLCFITYSVHQSAKQRDRSYSMLHPYIDHGHASHHSRGGDHHARKLRNINGILVQNPDSGKEEQDLEVKEIPNVPRGLTQAKSAKVRRQEGISRFYVIQVVFRNVLEIGFLAGQYFLYGFNVPGMFECDRYPCVKEVECYVSRPTEKTVFLIFMFAVSGICVLLNLAELNHLGWRKIKTAVRGVQARRKSICEVRKKDVSHVSQAPNLGRTQSSESAYV; translated from the coding sequence gatCCTGCTGACCGTAGTAGTGATCTTCCGTATTTTGATAGTAGGTATAGTGGGTGAAAAAGTCTACGAGGACGAGCAGATAATGTTCATCTGCAACACTATGCAGCCGGGCTGCAACCAGGCCTGCTACGACAAGGCCTTCCCCATATCCCACATCCGCTTCTGGGTCTTCCAGATCATCTTGGTGTGTACGCCCAGCCTATGCTTCATCACCTACTCTGTGCACCAGTCTGCCAAGCAGCGTGACCGTAGTTACTCCATGCTACACCCCTACATAGACCACGGTCATGCAAGTCACCACAGTCGCGGAGGCGACCACCACGCCCGTAAGCTGCGCAACATCAACGGTATCCTGGTGCAGAACCCCGACAGcggcaaggaggagcaggacctGGAGGTCAAGGAGATCCCAAATGTACCCCGGGGGCTCACGCAGGCCAAGAGCGCCAAGGTGCGGCGGCAGGAGGGCATCTCCCGCTTCTACGTCATCCAGGTGGTGTTTCGTAACGTGCTGGAGATCGGCTTCCTGGCAGGCCAGTACTTCCTGTATGGCTTCAACGTGCCGGGGATGTTTGAGTGTGACCGTTACCCCTGCGTGAAGGAGGTGGAGTGTTACGTGTCACGCCCCACAGAGAAGACGGTGTTCCTGATCTTCATGTTTGCGGTGAGCGGCATTTGTGTGCTGCTCAACCTGGCCGAGCTCAACCACCTGGGCTGGAGGAAGATCAAGACGGCCGTCAGGGGTGTTCAGGCCCGCAGGAAGTCCATCTGTGAGGTGCGTAAGAAGGACGTGTCGCATGTGTCCCAGGCCCCCAACCTGGGCAGGACCCAGTCCAGTGAGTCAGCCTATGTCTGA